AGAACCAGCGAGCTTGCAGAGGTTCATACTTGAGTCGAAGCGTTCTTGGATCAACATCGACGTATCGTGGAGGCGTCGACCGTGACTCGGATTTCCTTACTTGAACAGAGTCCGTCAACGCGTCAGAATTCAGCGCAGAGGCGTTGGCTCCGCCACCTGTGCCTATAAAGAGGAAGTCGCAGTCCACTTTGGTTCCATCCGAAACCGCCAGCTGCTGTACTGGTGACAAGAGTCGATACGCCGAAGCTCGCAACTCATCGGTCACTTGAATGGATGTGTTTAGGCGGACGTCTACGCTcaagcgctcaagctgaGCGAGTAGCTGCGCGTGGAGAGGCTCACGCCATCCTTTTAGTAATTGTGGCGATCGCTCGAGCAAGGTAATTTGTGTGTCGCGGTGTAGTTCTCTAACCTCACCTGCGAACTCGACTCCTACAGCACCACCTCCGAGAATGACAACattcttggcagcagcaataTCAGCTTGCGTGCAACGAAAGGCGTTGATGCTTTCTTGCCAGTTCTGGCTGAACGGTACCATAGGATACGGGTAACAGAGACCAGTGCTGATTATACCGACATCCACCTCGATGCGATCAGATTCAAAAGGTGCTGGAGCAACTCTGTCAAGACGAACATGAT
This Mycosarcoma maydis chromosome 11, whole genome shotgun sequence DNA region includes the following protein-coding sequences:
- a CDS encoding uncharacterized protein (related to AIF1 - mitochondrial cell death effector) — protein: MDGIKNVVIIGASAGGAQTARALQKRLPVTHRIVLIEANEFAFWIVGALRAAVMPGYENKVFASLDTIFPATSRHILLKKMRVVEIASDHVRLDRVAPAPFESDRIEVDVGIISTGLCYPYPMVPFSQNWQESINAFRCTQADIAAAKNVVILGGGAVGVEFAGEVRELHRDTQITLLERSPQLLKGWREPLHAQLLAQLERLSVDVRLNTSIQVTDELRASAYRLLSPVQQLAVSDGTKVDCDFLFIGTGGGANASALNSDALTDSVQVRKSESRSTPPRYVDVDPRTLRLKYEPLQARWFCVGDAANTSDPKTYSAAEDHARVVADQVLGQVLNISSGLKEHSKATSLMSVSLGTSGGATQLVWPVFGKLFTSLIKSRSLGLSAFKNRYSAVFAPDSTSDARTDDLRPLAPFK